Proteins encoded within one genomic window of Neodiprion fabricii isolate iyNeoFabr1 chromosome 6, iyNeoFabr1.1, whole genome shotgun sequence:
- the LOC124184586 gene encoding BRISC complex subunit FAM175B-like isoform X1, giving the protein MAENGSLVTVSGAALSLLLYENVRSMGDQIGFLVGEVLVYVTKNVTDSDRQVENIKTHVDINTIITYPSTNSLYNGIGHVDKEKLKAFIRDKSKHIVGWFRFRRNGSLVPTLQDKILHKELRSTLFNSDARNHEYFTMCLLNTSVSNRGGTHKFRHVFLRYKNGDFVPIPLRINNLGDDSSRPDGSDYKPTPLQKSLSETDAFTKIIKSLKLDVVKTPGTELVTCIQKAAEDYLEHLIPKLSASDREVAQLENKVWQLQTKILAKKLSSKTRERETFCLGNLNCRWEKNEQEREKKKLESKLSADRLRDELIDIFNDDSYAVRNQSMVQRQASYTNKQRNLVIQAQKSVNVNPNNFNQDGTKGKFNPDSSKPNTSRVQDPLAVSVAVTNIDMTEKSPNKDSRSISKESSSSPECLMFVNRVDHNDSNSNLGRGYGRNIGNQFETLDSSFGSKKARRGKPRTASHSQTPTEQHQPNVVAKLECPVSTLSYSQVTRKSNDANTIQSSDSQEY; this is encoded by the exons ATGGCAGAGAACGGATCGCTTGTCACGGTGTCAGGGGCAGCCCTATCTTTGCTTTTATACGAAAATGTGCGAAGTATGGGCGATCAG ATTGGCTTCCTGGTGGGAGAAGTTCTTGTCTATGTTACCAAAAATGTCACTGATTCCGACAGACAAGTTGAAAACATAAAAACACATGTCG ATATAAACACGATTATTACCTATCCATCGACAAATTCACTCTACAATGGCATAGGTCATGTAGATAAGGAAAAACTGAAAGCATTCATCCGCGATAAGAGCAAACACATCGTTGGATGGTTTCGATTCAGGAGAAATGGATCCCTTGTACCCACCCTAcaggataaaattttacataagGAACTTAGATCGACTCTTTTCAACAGCGATGCTAGGAATCACGAATACTTTACCATGTGCCTTCTCAACACCTCTGTATCGAACCGGGGTGGAACGCACAAGTTTAGACATGTTTTTCTTCGCTACAAAAACGG TGATTTTGTGCCAATACCATTGAGAATAAATAACTTGGGTGACGATTCTTCTCGCCCGGATGGATCAGATTATAAACCCACACCTCTACAAAAATCTCTGTCTGAAACTGATGCATTTACGAAAATCATCAAATCCCTAAA ATTAGATGTGGTGAAAACTCCTGGAACAGAATTGGTGACGTGCATTCAGAAAGCAGCCGAGGATTATCTGGAACATTTAATCCCAAAACTATCTGCTTCAGACCGAGAGGTTGCCCAGTTAGAAAATAAAGTATGGCAATTACAAACAAAGATACTCGCTAAAAAGTTATCCAGTAAGACGAGAGAGCGAGAAACTTTCTGTCTGGGAAATCTGAACTGTcggtgggaaaaaaatgagcaagagagagagaaaaaaaagctaGAATCTAAGCTATCTGCCGACAGATTGCGAGACGAATTAATCGATATCTTTAATGACGACAGCTATGCTGTTAGAAATCAGTCTATGGTACAG AGGCAGGCCTCGTATACCAACAAGCAGAGGAATCTTGTAATTCAGGCGCAGAAAAGTGTTAACGTTAAcccaaataatttcaatcaagATGGCACAAAGGGAAAGTTTAATCCTGACTCATCAAAACCAAATACGAGTAGAGTTCAAGATCCCTTGGCTGTTTCAGTAGCAGTTACGAATATAGATATGACTGAGAAAAGCCCAAACAAAGATAGCAGATCAATATCCAAAGAATCAAGTTCAAGTCCCGAATGCTTAATGTTTGTAAACCGCGTAGACCATaacgattcaaattcaaatctaGGCCGGGGGTACGGTCGTAACATTGGTAATCAATTCGAAACATTAGACTCAAGTTTCGGATCTAAAAAAGCGCGTCGAGGGAAACCGAGAACAGCCTCACACAGCCAAACACCGACTGAACAACACCAACCAAATGTGGTCGCGAAGTTAGAATGCCCTGTTTCTACTTTATCGTACAGTCAGGTCACCCGTAAATCAAACGACGCTAATACTATCCAATCCTCGGATTCGCAGGAGTACTGA
- the LOC124184586 gene encoding BRISC complex subunit FAM175B-like isoform X2 codes for MAENGSLVTVSGAALSLLLYENVRSMGDQIGFLVGEVLVYVTKNVTDSDRQVENIKTHVDINTIITYPSTNSLYNGIGHVDKEKLKAFIRDKSKHIVGWFRFRRNGSLVPTLQDKILHKELRSTLFNSDARNHEYFTMCLLNTSVSNRGGTHKFRHVFLRYKNGDFVPIPLRINNLGDDSSRPDGSDYKPTPLQKSLSETDAFTKIIKSLKLDVVKTPGTELVTCIQKAAEDYLEHLIPKLSASDREVAQLENKVWQLQTKILAKKLSSKTRERETFCLGNLNCRWEKNEQEREKKKLESKLSADRLRDELIDIFNDDSYAVRNQSMRQASYTNKQRNLVIQAQKSVNVNPNNFNQDGTKGKFNPDSSKPNTSRVQDPLAVSVAVTNIDMTEKSPNKDSRSISKESSSSPECLMFVNRVDHNDSNSNLGRGYGRNIGNQFETLDSSFGSKKARRGKPRTASHSQTPTEQHQPNVVAKLECPVSTLSYSQVTRKSNDANTIQSSDSQEY; via the exons ATGGCAGAGAACGGATCGCTTGTCACGGTGTCAGGGGCAGCCCTATCTTTGCTTTTATACGAAAATGTGCGAAGTATGGGCGATCAG ATTGGCTTCCTGGTGGGAGAAGTTCTTGTCTATGTTACCAAAAATGTCACTGATTCCGACAGACAAGTTGAAAACATAAAAACACATGTCG ATATAAACACGATTATTACCTATCCATCGACAAATTCACTCTACAATGGCATAGGTCATGTAGATAAGGAAAAACTGAAAGCATTCATCCGCGATAAGAGCAAACACATCGTTGGATGGTTTCGATTCAGGAGAAATGGATCCCTTGTACCCACCCTAcaggataaaattttacataagGAACTTAGATCGACTCTTTTCAACAGCGATGCTAGGAATCACGAATACTTTACCATGTGCCTTCTCAACACCTCTGTATCGAACCGGGGTGGAACGCACAAGTTTAGACATGTTTTTCTTCGCTACAAAAACGG TGATTTTGTGCCAATACCATTGAGAATAAATAACTTGGGTGACGATTCTTCTCGCCCGGATGGATCAGATTATAAACCCACACCTCTACAAAAATCTCTGTCTGAAACTGATGCATTTACGAAAATCATCAAATCCCTAAA ATTAGATGTGGTGAAAACTCCTGGAACAGAATTGGTGACGTGCATTCAGAAAGCAGCCGAGGATTATCTGGAACATTTAATCCCAAAACTATCTGCTTCAGACCGAGAGGTTGCCCAGTTAGAAAATAAAGTATGGCAATTACAAACAAAGATACTCGCTAAAAAGTTATCCAGTAAGACGAGAGAGCGAGAAACTTTCTGTCTGGGAAATCTGAACTGTcggtgggaaaaaaatgagcaagagagagagaaaaaaaagctaGAATCTAAGCTATCTGCCGACAGATTGCGAGACGAATTAATCGATATCTTTAATGACGACAGCTATGCTGTTAGAAATCAGTCTATG AGGCAGGCCTCGTATACCAACAAGCAGAGGAATCTTGTAATTCAGGCGCAGAAAAGTGTTAACGTTAAcccaaataatttcaatcaagATGGCACAAAGGGAAAGTTTAATCCTGACTCATCAAAACCAAATACGAGTAGAGTTCAAGATCCCTTGGCTGTTTCAGTAGCAGTTACGAATATAGATATGACTGAGAAAAGCCCAAACAAAGATAGCAGATCAATATCCAAAGAATCAAGTTCAAGTCCCGAATGCTTAATGTTTGTAAACCGCGTAGACCATaacgattcaaattcaaatctaGGCCGGGGGTACGGTCGTAACATTGGTAATCAATTCGAAACATTAGACTCAAGTTTCGGATCTAAAAAAGCGCGTCGAGGGAAACCGAGAACAGCCTCACACAGCCAAACACCGACTGAACAACACCAACCAAATGTGGTCGCGAAGTTAGAATGCCCTGTTTCTACTTTATCGTACAGTCAGGTCACCCGTAAATCAAACGACGCTAATACTATCCAATCCTCGGATTCGCAGGAGTACTGA